A part of bacterium genomic DNA contains:
- a CDS encoding phospholipase D-like domain-containing protein, with protein MNSSLQFFFEPDDYFGAWREAVKAAKRSVDVEMYIFQDDAVGQPFAELLAVKAQQGLKVRVLYDSVGSREASEGLWFMLEENGVQVQEYHPFFPLPRKLRRRDHRKVLLVDSQVGFLGGFNLMAENWRDAGVRMTDPHLVGRLQTLFDYSWEGREQVLRRLSRRRRQRWGEDGIQLVPSFGVRRLNLIRQEYLGAIVHAERRIELANAYFIPDRGMLRALRRASKRGVAVRILCTGPSDVPMARWASQHNYSRLLRDGVRIFEFQPRMMHAKTAVIDGSWFTVGTANIDHLSFFHNLELNLVGRDAAAARELEAQFERDLLDSREIRLEEWEQRPAWRRRRERFWHMFRAWM; from the coding sequence TTGAATTCCAGCCTGCAATTTTTTTTCGAGCCCGACGACTATTTCGGGGCTTGGCGCGAGGCCGTGAAAGCGGCGAAACGCAGCGTCGACGTCGAGATGTATATCTTTCAGGACGACGCCGTCGGCCAACCCTTCGCCGAGCTCTTGGCGGTGAAGGCCCAGCAAGGCTTGAAAGTCCGGGTCCTCTACGACTCGGTCGGGAGCCGCGAAGCTTCCGAGGGCCTTTGGTTCATGCTCGAAGAGAACGGCGTTCAGGTCCAGGAGTACCACCCGTTTTTCCCCCTGCCGCGCAAGCTCCGCCGCCGCGATCACCGCAAGGTCCTGCTCGTCGACAGCCAAGTCGGCTTCCTCGGCGGCTTCAACCTGATGGCCGAGAATTGGCGCGACGCCGGAGTCCGGATGACCGACCCTCATCTGGTCGGCCGGTTGCAAACGCTCTTCGATTATTCTTGGGAAGGCCGGGAGCAGGTGCTTCGCCGGCTGAGCCGACGGCGGCGCCAACGCTGGGGCGAGGACGGGATCCAGCTCGTTCCGAGCTTCGGAGTTCGCCGCCTCAACCTGATCCGCCAGGAATACCTCGGGGCCATCGTCCACGCCGAGCGGCGCATCGAGTTGGCCAATGCCTATTTCATCCCCGACCGCGGCATGTTGCGGGCCCTCCGCCGGGCTTCCAAGCGCGGGGTCGCGGTTCGTATCCTCTGCACCGGTCCGAGCGACGTGCCGATGGCCCGCTGGGCTTCGCAGCACAATTATTCGCGTCTGCTGCGCGACGGCGTCCGGATCTTCGAGTTCCAGCCCCGGATGATGCACGCCAAGACCGCGGTGATCGACGGAAGCTGGTTCACGGTCGGAACGGCCAACATCGACCACTTGAGCTTCTTCCATAATTTGGAATTGAACCTGGTCGGTCGCGACGCGGCGGCGGCCCGGGAGCTGGAAGCCCAGTTCGAACGCGACTTGCTCGACTCCCGGGAGATCCGGCTCGAGGAATGGGAACAGCGGCCGGCTTGGCGCCGGCGGCGGGAGCGGTTTTGGCACATGTTCCGGGCTTGGATGTGA
- a CDS encoding MEKHLA domain-containing protein, which yields MKQAPFNLQSHAHCLLRSYHHWLGKDLVPPAGDPVLALDSVAFPILSHGTEVDPILNYGNRAALNLWEMEWEEFTRTPSRLTAEAPIREERARLLAEVAEKGFIENYSGVRISKSGRRFRMSGGTVWNLLDEAGLPAGQAATFQSWVEI from the coding sequence ATGAAGCAGGCCCCATTCAATCTCCAAAGCCATGCCCATTGCCTGCTGCGGAGCTATCACCATTGGTTGGGAAAGGACTTGGTTCCGCCGGCCGGCGACCCGGTCCTGGCCCTCGATTCGGTGGCTTTTCCGATTCTGAGCCACGGCACCGAGGTCGATCCGATCTTGAATTACGGCAACCGGGCTGCTCTCAATCTCTGGGAGATGGAGTGGGAGGAGTTCACCCGGACTCCCTCGCGGCTCACCGCCGAGGCGCCGATTCGTGAGGAGCGGGCCCGGCTTTTGGCCGAGGTCGCCGAAAAAGGCTTCATCGAGAATTATTCGGGGGTCCGCATCTCCAAAAGCGGCCGCCGCTTCCGCATGTCCGGCGGCACGGTCTGGAACCTCCTCGACGAAGCCGGCCTGCCGGCCGGCCAGGCCGCCACTTTCCAGTCCTGGGTCGAAATTTGA
- a CDS encoding Rieske (2Fe-2S) protein: protein MSKDPQNDILTGHGAFGVEYVPKRYRAEVVAGRVYGGKLGDLEPGKAKAIPLDRFTIALFRVEDEFYAIKDACPHADYPLSKSLLVSRYTVMCSSHNWQFDIRDGHCVKIGHCGKAPVELSVRTFPVEIEGEDLWIRVEEK, encoded by the coding sequence ATGTCCAAAGATCCGCAAAATGACATCCTGACCGGCCACGGAGCCTTTGGGGTGGAGTATGTGCCGAAGCGATACCGGGCCGAAGTCGTCGCCGGCCGGGTCTACGGCGGGAAGCTCGGCGACTTGGAGCCGGGCAAGGCCAAGGCGATTCCGCTCGACCGCTTCACCATCGCCCTTTTTCGGGTCGAGGACGAGTTTTACGCGATCAAGGACGCCTGCCCCCACGCCGATTACCCGCTTTCCAAGAGCCTCTTGGTTTCGCGCTACACCGTGATGTGCTCCTCGCACAATTGGCAGTTCGACATTCGCGACGGCCATTGCGTCAAGATCGGCCATTGCGGCAAGGCGCCGGTCGAGCTGAGCGTCCGGACCTTTCCGGTCGAGATTGAAGGCGAGGATCTCTGGATCCGGGTGGAGGAGAAATGA